From Rhea pennata isolate bPtePen1 chromosome 26, bPtePen1.pri, whole genome shotgun sequence, the proteins below share one genomic window:
- the ADAM11 gene encoding disintegrin and metalloproteinase domain-containing protein 11 — translation MRPLRGWLLAALLSLAPRAGPAAAAGAPQRRFPRAAWQDGRFVSQITLPSRLVGQSSGGEVQEHQLDTRVRTPRAGDPAAAHVARVSFLVRAFGSAFALDLELNHHLLASRYVERHGGAGNGSTGAGEHCYYQGTVRGRPRSFAALSSCRGLHGVFSDGRATYLIEPRAGARRGRGLRPHVIRRAPRRGGGRSEPGCLPGALDRAGGSPKRRRRRQVRRAQHTVHGETKYIELAVVNDHQLFLQLRKSVVLTSNFAKSVVNLADMLYKEQLNTRIVLVAMETWAGGDKIPVAEDSLETLAAFMKHREEAAPEPSDAAHLFSGRTFRSSRSGAAFVGGICSAARGGGVNEYGNVAAMAVTLAQTLGQNVGMMWNKHRSSAGDCRCPDSWLGCIMEDTGYYLPRKFSRCSVDEYNQFLQDGGGSCLFNKPLKLLDPPECGNGFVEAGEECDCGSLAECARSGGSCCKKCTLTHDAMCSDGLCCKGCKYEPRGVSCREAVNECDIPETCTGDSSQCPPNLHKLDGYFCENEQGRCYGGRCKTRDRQCDALWGRGSAERFCYEKLNVEGTERGNCGREGAGWLQCNKQDVLCGFLLCSNITGPPRLGELSGEIAATTFFHQNRYVDCRGGHVQLVDGSDLSYVEDGTPCGPGMLCLDHKCLPATAFNFSSCPGTWDGKVCFDHGVCSNEGKCICQPEWTGKDCSVYDPAPEPKPTGETERYKGPSGTNIIIGSIAGAVLVAAIVLGGTGWGFKNIRRGRYDPAQQGV, via the exons GTCCCGCCGCAGCGGCCGGCGCTCCGCAGCGGAGGTTCCCGCGGGCCGCATGGCAGGACGGGCGGTTTGTGTCCCAGATCACCCTCCCCAGCAGGTTAGTGGGGCAGAGCTCGGGCGGCGAAGTCCAGGAGCATCAGCTGGACACCAGGGTCAGGACACCTAGAGCAGGAGACCCG GCGGCGGCGCACGTGGCGCGGGTGAGCTTCCTGGTGCGCGCCTTCGGCTCGGCCTTCGCCCTGGACCTGGAGCTGAACCA CCACCTCCTGGCCTCGCGCTACGTGGAGCGGCACGGCGGCGCCGGCAACGGCAGCACG ggcgccgGCGAGCACTGCTACTACCAGGGCACGGtgcgcgggcggccgcgctcctTCGCGGCGCTCTCCAGCTGCCGGGGGCTGCA CGGCGTCTTCTCGGACGGCAGGGCCACCTACCTGAtcgagccccgcgccggcgcccgccgcggccgcggcctccGACCGCACGTGATCCgacgggcgccgcggcgcggcggcggccgctccgaGCCAG GCTGCCTCCCGGGCGCCCTCGACCGCGCCGGCGGTTCCCccaagcggcggcggcggcggcag GTGCGGCGAGCCCAGCACACGGTGCACGGCGAGACCAAGTACATCGAGCTGGCGGTGGTGAACGACCATCAGCTG TTCCTGCAGCTCCGCAAGTCCGTGGTGCTCACCAGCAACTTCGCCAAGTCCGTGGTGAACCTGGCTGACATG ctcTACAAGGAGCAGCTCAACACGCGCATCGTCCTGGTGGCCATGGAGACGTGGGCCGGCGGCGACAAGATCCCCGTGGCGGAGGACTCGCTGGAGACGCTCGCCGCCTTCATGAAGCACCGCGAGGAGGCCGCGCCGGAGCCCAGCGACGCCGCGCACCTCTTCTC CGGACGGACGTTTCGGAGCAGCCGCAGCGGCGCCGCTTTCGTGGGGGGGATCTGCtcggcggcccgcggcggcggagtCAACGAG TATGGCAACGTGGCCGCCATGGCGGTGACGCTGGCGCAGACGCTGGGCCAGAACGTGGGCATGATGTGGAACAAGCACCGCAGCTCGGCAG GCGACTGCCGCTGTCCCGACTCCTGGCTCGGCTGCATCATGGAGGACACGGG CTACTACCTGCCGCGCAAGTTCTCCCGCTGCAGCGTGGACGAGTACAACCAGTTCCTGCAGGATGGCGGCGGCAGCTGCCTCTTCAACAAGCCCCTGAAG TTGTTGGACCCGCCGGAGTGCGGCAACGGCTTCGTGGAGGCGGGCGAGGAGTGCGACTGCGGCTCGCTGgcg GAGTGCGCCAGGAGCGGCGGCAGCTGCTGCAAGAAGTGCACGCTGACGCACGACGCCATGTGCAGCGACGGGCTGTGCTGCAAAGGCTGCAAG TACGAGCCGCGCGGCGTGTCCTGCCGGGAGGCCGTGAACGAGTGCGACATCCCCGAGACCTGCACCGGCGACTCCAGCCAG TGTCCCCCCAACCTCCACAAGCTGGACGGCTACTTCTGCGAGAACGAGCAG GGCCGATGCTACGGCGGCCGCTGCAAAACCCGAGACCGGCAGTGCGACGCGCTGTGGGGCCGCG GCTCGGCAGAGCGGTTCTGCTATGAGAAGCTCAACGTGGAAGGGACCGAGAGGGGCAACTGCGGGCGCGAGGGCGCCGGCTGGCTGCAGTGCAACAAGCA GGACGTCCTGTGCggcttcctcctctgctccaACATCACCGGGCCGCCGCGGCTGGGCGAGCTCAGCGGCGAGATCGCCGCCACGACCTTCTTCCACCAAAACCGCTACGTGGACTGCAG GGGCGGCCACGTGCAGCTCGTGGACGGCTCGGACCTGAGCTACGTGGAGGACGGCACGCCGTGCGGGCCCGGCATGCTCTGTCTCGACCACAAATGCCTTCCAGCGACGGCCTTTAACTTCAGCTCCTGCCCCGGCACCTGGGACGGGAAGGTCTGCTTCGACCACGGG GTCTGCAGCAACGAGGGCAAATGCATCTGCCAGCCCGAGTGGACGGGCAAGGACTGCAGCGTGTACGACCCGGCGCCCGAGCCGAAGCCCACGGGCGAGACGGAGCGCTACAAGG GTCCCAGCGGCACCAATATCATCATTGGCTCCATAGCTGGGGCCGTGCTGGTGGCTGCCATAGTCCTAGGAGGGACCGGCTGGGGATTTAA GAATATCCGGAGAGGAAGGTACGACCCGGCTCAGCAGGGCGTGTAG